ctttgtggcctatGCTGGACCCTGTCCAAAAACTCCTGGTCTTTGTTGTACTGAGGAGTAGCTGGACACAGTGATAAGGCTCAGGACTTGTAATTAGCTATGCTGGACtcggcagtgctgggttagtggttggactCAACGTACAGGTCTCTTCCACCCTGAAGGACCGCACAAGGCGGTTAAACCAGTCAGGGCTGCCGGGGatcccctgcccagccccacccGGTGACCCGGCTGGGGCGGAAACCGGTTTGGGAGCGGCCCGGCAGAACCAGTCCCTGAGCCCGGCCTGAGGCGGGTGCAGTCCCGCGGGCACCGCGGTTCGGGGAGAGggggccgggccgagcccgTAAGGGTCAGTGAAGGGCCGGggggtcgggggggggggggtctgtgcagCCCCGTGCTCCCCGTTCGCGGAGGAATCTTGCCCCGCGCCGCGCTCCGTctggggcggggcgggcggcgcggggcgggctcGCCGGTGAGGGGCTCGCGGCCGCCCCGCCATGTCGGTCCGCCGCGCCCTGGCGCTCGCCGCCTGCGGGCTGGCGGGCGGCTCTGTCCTGCTCTCCGCCGTCGTCGTGGGCAAGCAGCCCGCCCGCGGCGGTGGCGATAGCGAGCCGCGCCCGGGGGGCTCCGCCGTGCCCTCCGCCGCGCCGCCcggtttgctgctgctgccgcccaCCGCCTCCTGCCCACCGACCGCCGGCTGGATCGAGAGACCCGCCGGCACCGGCAGCTACTGGGACAGCAACTGGGACAGGTGGGCGCGGCCGGGATGCGGTGGCGGGGCCGCCTCCTCGCCTGGGGAGGTCGCAGCTGTGGTGAGGGGTCGGGAGGGGCTCagcgggggcggcgggagctCCCCTGAGCCCCCTCCGGAGCCCCGCGGGGGAACGGGCTCGGGGCGGGAGGCCCCGGAGCCCTGCGggagcagcccccggccccaCGGGGCAGCCCCGAGGCGAGGCAGGGACCCCACGAGTCGTTTCCCGGGGAAATTCCGTGTGGTGACCCGCTCAGAGTAGAATGCAGTTGAAGTTCGTGAACACCCGTGGAACGCTGGAGCGCCCGAGTGCCGTGGAGGGATGTGCCAGCACTGGGTTTTGTTCAGGTAGCTCGGAGACTTACCCTGTGCAGATCCCTTTATTCTGATGCTTTCAGCCAGCGAGACTGCCAAGCCTCAGGCTTGTGGTAAATGTAAGCACTGGGCAGAAGAggtaccctttttttttcttttttttttttggccatgTCTCGGTGTTGCTCTGTGTCTGCACCAGGGTTTTTCAGCTCGGCAGCAGCTCCCGTGTGGATGCCAAGCGCTCTCACGTGCTGGGCAGGCACTGGGCCTGCTGCTCGTGTTGGCCATGAAGCTGCCCGGTCTTAAATCCTTGTAAAGGCAGCGGCGCTTTGAAGCCTACTCAGTCGTGTTCTTCAGCGTTGAAACACATTCACGCAAGGGTTGACTACATTTTTTCTGAATCTTTAATTAGAACGTGCAGATATCTGTATTGAGCTTGGCTCATTTAGCTTCTGTCTGCTAGAATTATCTCCCAGGGGAGACTTATGTCAGGCTCCAGTTTAATCATAGTAAATCCAAACCTAAGCACTAACAGATTTTTATTGTATAATGCATCGTTTTGATTTTTGACAGGCTACAGGATCAAATGCTCATATAAATAGGTCTCTGTACACCCccatgataaaaataaaagcgTCATTAAATAAAGTTGCAACTGGTTACACAGTTACACTGAGGGAGATACTAAAGCTGCTTGTTTAACTGCAACTCCAGGCCTTCCTGGTTCTGCTAAATGGTTGATTTTCTTCAAGGATTCTAAAGTACTTTCAGACTCacgtaattttttttttaaccaatcCAGGAAGTAGAGATTGTGCTGTAAGTGGCAGAGCTGTCGCCAGATAGTATGGCCAGATAATACTTCCTAGCAGTTCAGAATAGTGTATCCGCATTCGTCATAGTGTGCAAACAGTGGGAGTGTGAATATATTACCGTagattaatttgttttctgctgcttgCAGTCTACCAGTTGGTGTGCTGTGGCCTGCTTGAAATCTTAATCTTGACTTTTGGATGTTGTTGGCAGAAGCACCTAGTGAGAAAAGTTGTTAAATGGCTTATAAATACACAGAATATCTGACCACTGCTCTTTGGGAGCAGGGAATGTTCAGAAGGTCAAGTCTTGAGCAGATGACCAGATAGTACAATATTCTTAACAACCGATGGCTTTTCAGGTTTGAAACAAACGAATGCAAATATCAAACTTGTTGTTGGTCAGATAGGGTATCACACTTGGGATGTTGCATTGGTCTGTGCCACTTGCACAGGAATTGTGCAGCTCAGTTCTCGGTGAAGATAGATCTAGTTTCATTCATGTGGAATACTTTATTTCAGATATCAGATGAGTTATTCCCTTTGCTGCTTTACAAATGTTCTTGAAATgattttagagattttttttgttttcccattgtATCTTGCCAGCAGTATAGTTTCCAGTGAATCAAAAGAAGTATCCTGTGAAATAGCAGTAGAACTTCTTCTTACTGGActattgtttaatttttaatgcctTGCTGAACTTCAACAGCTTGAGGAATGTGTAGATCCTCATTGTTTAATGGAAATCATGTGTTCAGTAAAGCAAaatggaggcaggagggcttTGCACAGCCAGTCTTGCTGTGAGAAATAGGTATGGGAAACAGCAATTTTCTATGAACAAATTACTTTGTCCcaaactgaataaaaattatttttgattaaaaaaatctatcatCAAATAAACAAGTTTAATAATGGAAGAAGTGATGTCTGGTATGAATGAAATATGCTCTGGAGTGACATAGCAAAAGGATTTGTATTAATGGAGTGGAGGATCAGTGCAGAGAGCAGCCCAGACTAATGTGGGGAAGGTTTGGACAGGGTTGGTGATGATGGTGCAGGGATGGTGCTGGCGGTGGGAGATCTGTGGCACTAAACCTGTGATAGCAGGGACAGGGGAAGATCCCCATGCCCTCAGGAGGAACCAGGTCAGCTGTCTGGGTGATGTGCAGAGCAGGGTGCTCGTGTGCACTGTGACAAGTGGAAGAGAGATTAAAGTGGCATGAGGGGAGAGAGTGCTGAAAAAGATGGAAGGATAAATAAGcactccaggctgaaaaataaaaaaaagttttactgGAGAGACCTGATGTGACCTagtttaaagcagaaaataattcccAATGTGCACTGCAGAAGGTTGGAGTCTTTCTAGGATGTTGTTGGGGGGAGTGGTTTTTTAGTCATTTGATACAAATGTGATTGATAAATTGCAAATTGTGTAGGTGTTGTCACAGGGCCTTTTAGATATggagcattttctttctttaatggTCAGTCAAcaccttttccccttttcctgggtATCCTTCCTGGTTAGTTTTTCTTGTCAAAAACCCTACTATTATACCCTACaagtttttctgttgttcacTGCTTTTGTTTCCCAAGAATTAATTCAGGTGGCTGGCACTAAGTGGCAAATTTACCTATGTCAAGTCACGCCTTTTAACCTATGacatcaactttttttttcatgcaggcATTTATTTATACCTTTCACGGAAAGGTTTGAATCAGTTTCATGGTACAAGTGGCTAAATTGTCAGTTTTAGTTCTTCAGCTATATCTGGAAATAAGGCAAGACTATATATCTGTAAAATTCCCCTGCCTCTTAGTCTCCCCAATCTAAAAATGActctttaaaatgtgtttgtttagACGTGAACCACTGGCTCTTATCaacctcaaaaagaaaaatgaagaaaccgGGGAAGAAGAACTTGCCTCTCGCCTAGATCACTGCAAAGCAAAAGCCACCAGGCACATATTCCTTATCCGTCATTCCCAGTATAATTTGGATGGCCGGGCTGATAAAGACAGAACTCTGACCCCACTGGGTAGGTATCACTAGCAGCATCATACTTTGCATTttgaggaaattatttttcatgtgtgcTGTCCTGATGAGTACAGGTCAGTAACTCAGCACTGTTTCGGGTCTTGCTGCCAATCCTTAATCCAGTTTCTGGATTCCTTTGCGGCAGAAAGATGTCATGAgtaagtttgttttcttcatttttgatCCTCTAAATCCAAACATTAAGATGTGATTTAGAGAGTTCTAAACACACTCAGTTGTAAAGAAACTTGTCAAAGGAAATTCTGAATTATCTTAAGGTTGCTTGAGCAAATTTTCATGCCAGCTGATGTTATTCCTAAGGGCTGAGGCTTTTAAACTCTGCTCCATTGAGATGGATTTCTCTTTAAAGGTGACTTGTGTTCTTGTCATTTAATCTGctgatttattaaaaagaaaacacctcTGACTTTCAGTTGGAGTGTTtataattaaatacatttcacttttgctgctgtcactgtttCTGGGAGTACTGCTAATCAGTTACGTGAAATGAGGATAACCTCTGTTGGTGTTAATCTTAACTCACTGATCCTGTGACTAGGTCTCAAATGCTAAttagtattatttttaatagtgtACTTTAAAAGCATTGGACACTTCCTTGATTATATATGTGCCAACACTATTTTGAGAGGGGGAAGAATTTTTattgtgggctttttttccacTCACATCTCAAGTACTGGTGTGTAAACAGGAGTGAAATGCTAATTGCAGGCCTTAAGTGCTGTCTTAAACTGGTAACAAAGTATAATCTTAATCCTGTCTCATCCTGTGCCTTAAGTAAGTGACTTAACCTGTCTGTTGTCTTTTCACCTGCCTGCATGAAAGGTGGGATGAACCTTCCTGAGGCTGCCCAGGTGCTGTGAACTGTGCCAAGCTGGTGTTGCCTTTATGAACAACAACACACTGTCAGGCCTGAGTGGTCTGTTGTGTCCTTGGGATGGGGCTAGCCAGGGGGTATTGAATACTTCAGTGAAAGTTGCTGAataagttttgatttttttttttaattaaaacaatttttttcctaccaaTGGAAGAATGACTTGAAATTGTCCAACCAGTAAGCTTGGCCTGAGTAAGCAGTGGCtctaataaaaatgttttccagttgttttttGAAAGGAAGAGCCTGGCATCGATGGAGGCCTTTTATGTCTGCTGGACAACTCTCTTGGTAGTTTGCCTGAGGTCTTTAAGGGAGTGTCACCAACTTATATAATGAATGTACTTTTTAAGGTCGAGAGCAGGCTGAACTGACTGGACACAGGCTGGCAAGTTTGGGATTAAAATTTGATCAGATTATCCACTCCTCCATGACTAGAGCAACTGAAACAACTGAAATTATAAGCAAACATCTCCCAGGTAAGAGTTCCcttaatttttcattgtcttCTGATCCTTAAAACTGCTTCCAGTAGAATTCTAAGCTTGTCCTTAAGGTTGAGATGTTATTTAGCCATTTTCCAGCCCTGTGTGAATGTCTGTATTTATAAAGAAACCTACAGCCGTAAATCTGCTTGTTTCCAGTTTATCTTTAAAAGTACAAATACACTTTTTCAAAGTGTAACAGACAGGGAAAACAGCTTGCTGTTCTGTTCACAGTTGGAATAAGTTGTCTTGCTGATGGCAAAACAGTTTTGTTGGAGAGATCCATATCCCTTAACAGAAGTGTGTAGACTAAAACGGACTTTAGGATGAGAGTAAGCCTTCCTCAAAGAAAGACTGTGAAAAATGTATTGATTGTAGAGTTGTGGGGCTGTTTGTAATGGCATGTGAACTCCTTTGTGATTGTGTATCTAATATTTCAGGAGTCAAAAAGATCAGTACTGATCTGCTGAGAGAGGGAGCACCTATAGAACCAGACCCTCCAGTCTCCCACTGGAAACCAGAAGCTGTGgtaactttttctttaaagttttctttatgttttttttcagtatacTCTGTATGGACAGTAGCAGTAACTTGCAGTGTCTGAGCTGATGTTTCTTATCACAGCCCTTAGATAATTGCATactttcctcctccccagtAAGTGTGCAGAACAGTTAAAATAACCTGCAGCCCTTGAGCATTAGTTCAGCCCCAAGTGTGCACCCCAATAACCAAGAGCTCTTGAGGAGAGAAGACCCCAGGAATGCAGACAGTGGCCCGTGCTGCTCTGAGCGGTGTGTAACTGTGACCTCGGTGCCTTTAGCAGTATTACGAAGATGGAGCTCGAATTGAGGCTGCTTTTCGAAACTTCATTCATAGAGCTGATGCCAAACAGGAGGAGGACAGCTACGAGATCTTTGTGTGCCACGCCAACGTCATCCGCTACATCGTGTGCAGGTACGGGCTGGCTGCTCTGTTCATCTGGGGCTTCTCAAGGGAGGGTTCACTGGAACAGGGTTGGCTTTTGGCACCACTGAGGGAGGAGATGTGTTGATTTGACTTCTTTGAAGTGGTTGGAGATCAGTGCCTGCACTGtgagcagctgcttctgcaacTTCATCAAGGCACTTTTGAAAATTAGAACACTTTCTCATTCTAATTCTAAAGCAAAAAATGGTTAAATCGGTGAAACTTAACCTTTTTTGTCCATCTGGACAGTCACTTTAATTACCATATGCTTCTGCTTCCATAAGCCTGAGGGCTGGGCCTGTTGGAAAACATTACAAATAGAGCATTTGACTGGATGCGTCTCTTTGAGGTGACATGAATTTGATCTTGTATAATTAAAGATTGATTCAGTTTTGGGAATTCTTTGCTAATGGATATTTTTGAGTTATGTTCAAGTTGCATCAGTGTGTTTTTGCAGTACCATCCAGTATTGGATTAAGGGGAGAGTGGATCTTTCCAATAACGTCAAGGTTGTTCATAAAGGAGAAAACAGTTCTGGATCTTTGCCTGTCTCGGTATCCAGTCAGCTGAGTCTGTTTTATTCCTCTTCCCCATCAACAAAGCACTCTCTGTAAGATAATTTGTCGTGAGCAGGACAGATGTGATTAAAGTTTAATCTGATCAATACCTACAACAATTTCAGTTAGCTTTATTTAGCTGAGCTAGTTAAATGCTGGCCTGTCTGCTCTGTGGGCTGCTTTAGAGCCTTTCAAAATTGCTGTACTTAAAATTATTGATCAGGTAAACAGAATATTCTTTGCTATGCTAAAAAATACCATGTTGCTCCTGCCAAGGCTTTTTCTGAAAGACTTACATactttttgctgttgctttcctcttcattttaaTGTCTCTTCTGTGCCTTCTATTCCAGGCAGTCTGATAGGACAACTGAAGACAATCCATGTAACATTCACTTCAAATCTAGCTTGGCTGTAGTggtatttaatttcttcagcttTCTACAAGACTGTCATAAGAGCCAAAACCAAGTTATTCCTCAGTATCACAGGCAAAAGCTGTTTGAGGCAGCATggtattttttccagctgtttaaTACAATTGATGGAGCTCCTGGGGCTGTTGAGTTAGGAATTTCAGAATGGCTGCAGACCAGCTGTGATGCTGTGGAAGGCACAAGGTACTTTTTCTTGCCCTTCCTGAGGAATGATGTAGCCGATGGAAAGTAGTTCTGGTGAATTTCTTCTGTAGGCACGTGCAGGCCATTGGAGTGAATCCTGTGTCACTGCCTCTGCTGTGGTGGCATGGCTGAACTGGAGTGTGACAGTCACTGTTTGCCACATCCACCTCGTCTCTGCAGAGGTGGCCCTTGGGTGCTGAGCCAGCCTctgccctgtcccagctgcagaggtgtggTGGTGCTGCAGCCTCGTGGGGACAGCCGGAGCCTGGGCCATCCCCAGTTCTGTCTGTGATGGGGCTCAGAGCACTCCCGGCAGCCTCGCTGCATTCGAGCTGCTACCTTCTGTCCACTTGAACTAATCCTGTCAGCAGTAATCACACCCATCTGGGGCACTCTGCTTAGCCAAGTGCACTCTTGGCCCCAGTCCAGTTACCAATGCTGCGGTTTTATATCAGTTccaaagaaaaggcttttttccaAGGCTGACTGGGGGCATTGGTATGCAAGCTGCACAGTGCCCACCAATTTTgattttccccctccttcccctccttatCTGGGACAGAAGGTGATGCTGTGAGGGCATGTTAATTTAACTGCTCATGAATTAATAATATGTGTGTTTTTGTCACCAGAGCACTGCAGTTCCCCCCGGAAGGTTGGCTGCGACTGTCTCTCAACAACGGCAGCATCACTCACTTGGTGATACGTCCCAACGGCAGAGTGGCCCTTCGAACACTGGGTGACACAGGTTTCATGCCTCCAGACAAAATCACACGCACCTGACTGAGCACAATGGATGGATGACTGTCCAGGAGCTGCCTCTAGTCTCTTTGCACTAGCACATTCTGCTACAGTACCACTAGATTTTTATTACATTGGGATGTGATGCTGTCTTAAAATGTCCTTTAGCCCCTTTTCTCCTTCATATTCATATCTGCCTTTCAGTCCAGAAAAGAAGAAACCTTTGTAAGCCTGAAGCTGTCCTGTCCTTAAGTATTCCCCAAAACTCAAAGCTGAGCTGTGGAATACAGAGATTGAATGCTCAGCAGTTGCAAGAGCACTGACTTTTCCCCCACCCCGCTGTGAATTTCTCTAACCAAAGCTTCCTCCTGTGGATATTTTTCTTGTGCAGGAAAGCGATTGGTGTGGGAGCAGCCTTGTATCACACTGCAGCTAAAACAAAAGGTGAGCCAGCTTGTTCCAGCGCCTGCAGAAGTGATAAACAGGGTATTCTGCTGTTCAAAGGACAAAGGGATAAAGCTTCAGTTTTTGTAAGCTGTTGAGTGTGTATGTTGATGTTGCCACTGTTCCCCTCTGCCCCCCAAAAAGCCCATGTAAACTGTGCCTGGAGGTTATGAGCGTA
The DNA window shown above is from Corvus hawaiiensis isolate bCorHaw1 chromosome 18, bCorHaw1.pri.cur, whole genome shotgun sequence and carries:
- the PGAM5 gene encoding serine/threonine-protein phosphatase PGAM5, mitochondrial isoform X2, with amino-acid sequence MSVRRALALAACGLAGGSVLLSAVVVGKQPARGGGDSEPRPGGSAVPSAAPPGLLLLPPTASCPPTAGWIERPAGTGSYWDSNWDRREPLALINLKKKNEETGEEELASRLDHCKAKATRHIFLIRHSQYNLDGRADKDRTLTPLGREQAELTGHRLASLGLKFDQIIHSSMTRATETTEIISKHLPGVKKISTDLLREGAPIEPDPPVSHWKPEAVYYEDGARIEAAFRNFIHRADAKQEEDSYEIFVCHANVIRYIVCRALQFPPEGWLRLSLNNGSITHLVIRPNGRVALRTLGDTGFMPPDKITRT
- the PGAM5 gene encoding serine/threonine-protein phosphatase PGAM5, mitochondrial isoform X1, yielding MSVRRALALAACGLAGGSVLLSAVVVGKQPARGGGDSEPRPGGSAVPSAAPPGLLLLPPTASCPPTAGWIERPAGTGSYWDSNWDRREPLALINLKKKNEETGEEELASRLDHCKAKATRHIFLIRHSQYNLDGRADKDRTLTPLGREQAELTGHRLASLGLKFDQIIHSSMTRATETTEIISKHLPGVKKISTDLLREGAPIEPDPPVSHWKPEAVQYYEDGARIEAAFRNFIHRADAKQEEDSYEIFVCHANVIRYIVCRALQFPPEGWLRLSLNNGSITHLVIRPNGRVALRTLGDTGFMPPDKITRT